The Mycolicibacterium flavescens genomic interval CATGCGGATGATCAACCGGATGATCGAGCCCACCTCGGGCACCCTGACCGTCGACGGACGCGACGTCACCAAGGCGGACCCGGTCAAGCTGAGGCTCGGTATCGGCTATGTGATTCAGAGCGCGGGCCTCATGCCCCACCTACGAGTGGTCGACAACGTCGCCACCGTCCCGGTGTTGCAGGGTGAATCACGGCGCAGCGCACGGCGATCCGCACTCGAGGTGATGGAACGGGTGGGTCTGGACGTCAAGCTCGCCGACCGCTATCCGGCGCAACTGTCCGGTGGTCAACAACAGCGTGTCGGGGTGGCGCGCGCGCTGGCCGGCGACCCGCCGATCATGCTGATGGACGAACCGTTCAGCGCCGTCGACCCCGTCGTGCGAGAGGAGCTGCAGGCCGAGATCGCCCGTCTGCAAAGCGAACTGCGCAAGACCATCGTCTTCGTCACCCACGACATCGACGAGGCGGTCAAGCTCGGCGATCGCGTCGCCGTGTTCGGCCGTGGCGGGGTGCTGCAGCAGTACGGTGAGCCGTCGTTCGTCCTGTCCAATCCGGCCAACGAGGAGGTGGCCGCGTTCGTCGGCGCCGACCGTGGATACCGCGGACTGCAGTTCTTCCACGCGTCGGGCCTGCCACTGCACGACATCGGCCACGTCGACGAAGGCGATGTCGAAGCGCTGGAGTTGAGGCCCGGTGATTGGCGGCTGGTCACCAAGGACGATCGGAAACCGTTCGCCTGGATCAACGCCGACGGTGTCGCCCTGCGCCGCACCGGAAAGTCGCTCTACGACAGCACGATCGCCGGTGGTTCACTGTTTCGGCCCGACGGGACGCTGCGCAACGCGCTCGACGCCGCGCTGTCCTCGCCGAGCGGGATGGGGGTCGCCGTCGACGACGACGGCCGGCTGATCGGCGGGGTGAAGGCCGACGACGTGCTGGCCGAACTCGACAAGCAACGCCGGGTCCCGGAGCTGGGCTAGCGGATGCGCTATCTGCTCACGCACCTCGACGACTTGTGGGCACTGACGGTGATCCATTTGCGCCTTTCGCTGATTCCGATCGTGCTCGGCCTGATCATCGCCGTACCGGTGGGTGCTGCGATCCAGCGCACCACCACGGCGCGGCGCCTGACCACGATCACCGCCAGCATCGTCTTCACCATCCCGTCGCTGGCGCTGTTCGTCGTCCTGCCCCTGATCATCCCCACACGCATCCTCGACGAGGCGAACGTGATCGTGGCGCTGACGCTCTACACCGTGGCCCTGCTGGTGCGGGCGGTGCCGGAGGCGCTGGACGCGGTGTCGCCGACGGTGCGCGACGCAGCGACGGCGGTCGGATACCGGCCCCTGACGCGGATGGTGAAAGTCGAACTGCCGCTGGCGGTTCCGGTCCTGATCGCCAGTTTGCGCGTGGTCGCGGTCACCAACATCTCGATGGTCGCGGTCGGATCGGTGATCGGCATCGGCGGGCTGGGCACCTGGTTCACCGAGGGCTACCAGGCGAATAAGAGCGATCAGATCATCGCCGGCATCATCGCGATCTTCGTGCTCGCGATCGTCATCGACACCCTGATCATGCTGGTCGGAAAGGCGCTCACACCGTGGACGCGCGCGACCCGCGGGGTGCCGGTGTGGCGCAGGCTCAAGGCGGCGTCGTGACGGGTCCGATGGGGTTTTTGCAGGAGGCGCTGTCCTACCTGTTCACCGCGGCCAACTGGAGTGGGCCCGCCGGGTTGCTCGCCCGCACCGTCGAGCACCTCGAGTACACGGTGCTCGCGCTGTTCTTCTCGGCGCTCATCGCCATTCCGGTCGGGATGCTGATCGGACACACCGGGCGGGGGACATTCATCGTCGTCACCGGTGTCAACGCACTGCGCGCGCTGCCGACGCTGGGTGTGCTGCTGCTCGGTGTGCTGCTGTGGGGACTCGGGCTGGTACCGCCGACCGTTGCGCTGATGCTGCTGGGCATTCCGCCGCTGCAGGCGGGCACGTATGCAGGCATCGCCAACGTGGACCCCACCGTCGTCGACGCCGCCCGCTCCATGGGCATGACCGAACGGCGCATCCTGCTGCGCGTGGAGACGCCGATCGCGATGCCGTTGATCCTGGGCGGGCTGCGGACCGCCACGCTGCAGATCGTGGCCACCGCGACCGTCGCCGCATACGCCAGTCTCGGCGGGCTGGGCCGCTACCTGATCGACGGCATCAAGGTGCGCGAGTTCCATCTGGCCTTGGTCGGCGCGCTGATGGTGACGGCGCTGGCGTTGTTGCTCGATGCCGCGCTCGCGTTCGCGGTGTGGGCGTCGGTGCCGGGAACCGGGCGCCTGCGAAGTGGGCGGCGCATGCCCCAGCCGTTTCTCGGCGACGAAGTCGTTCTCGAATCCCGTCCCCGCGCAACATCACAGCGCGGCCCAAAAAGCAAAGACCCAGCACGTTACGAACGAGGGACGGTTCGCATACGGTATAGGGGTGAGTGAAGCAGGCGGCTCCGAGAAGACATGGCCGGCGATCCTGACGTGGCGGGCGCACGACATCCCTCGAATGGAATCGGTCCGGGTGCATGTGTCGGGCAACCGCATCAAGGCCTACGGCAGGATCGTGGCCGCCGCTACACCCTTTCACCCGGCGTTCTCCGCTTCCTACGACTTGGTGACGGACGAGGCCGGCGGTACCAAACGGCTGTCCATGACCGTCACACTCGCCGAGCGCGAGCGGCAACTCTCGATCGCCCGCGACGAAGAGAACATGTGGCTGGTTCAGCAGCACACCGGGGAGACCCGTCGCGCCGCGTACGACGGCGCGCTGGACGTCGACGTCATCTTCAGCCCGTTCTTCAACGCCCTGCCGATCCGGCGTACCGGGCTGTATCAGCGGACCGATTCCATCAGCTGCCCGGTGGTGTACGTGCGACTGCCGGAACTGTCGGTGGAGACGGCGGTGATCAGCTACAGCAGCGCCGAAGACGGAATCAAGCTGCACTCGCCCGTCGCCGACACCACGATCAGCGTCGACTCGGACGGGTTCATCCTCGATTATCCAGGGTTGGCAGAGCGGATCTGATCACCCCGCCTGCGCGGCCCGCAGCGGCCAGTTCCTCGCGCCACTGCTCTTCGCCGACGACGATCGTGACGATCCCCGTCCTGTCGAAGTTGTCATAGCGAATCCGGGCGGCGTGCCCGGAGTCGACGAGTTCGGTCAGCGGTCTGCGCGCGGCGAGCGCGTCGCGGGCGTCGGTGAGCAGTTCCAGCGTGCGGTCCAACACCGGCAGCAGTTCGTCGGCGTTGGCCTCGCACATCGCCCGCACCATATCCGGCGCGGTGGCGGCGACGCGGGTGCCGTCGCGGAACGAACCGGCCGCCAGCGCGAACGCCAGCGGCACCTCACCGGCGGTGGCGGCGAGTGCCTCGGCCAGCAGGTGGGGCAGATGAGAGATCGTCGCGGCGGCCGCGTCGTGTTCATCGGAGCGGGCGGGGACGACGACCGCGCCGCAGTCCAGCGCCAGGTTCATCACCAGCGTCCAGATATGCGGGTCGACGTGATCGTCGACGCAGACGACCCACGGAGCGTCGACGAACAACCGGGCGTCGCCCGCCGCCCAACCCGAGTGCGCGGTGCCCGCCATCGGGTGCCCGCCGACGAATCGCTCGAGCAGGCCGTATGTCTGGACCTCTTGCAGCACAGCGGTTTTCACGCTTGTCACATCGGTCAGCGGACAGTCCGGGGCGGTGTCGCGAATGTGGCCCAGCATCTGGCCCAGGGCGGGCACCGGCACCGCCAACACGATCAGCGCGTTGTCGGCCGCCGCCCGCTTCAGCACGGCGTCAAGGTCCTCGCCTGCGTCGAACCCGTCGGCGGTCGCGGCCTGGACGCCTTCCAGAGACCGGTTGTAACCGAACACCTCGCGTCCGGCGGCCGCAGCTGCGCGCATGACCGAGCCACCGATCAGCCCGAGGCCGAGCACGCAAACCGGGGTGTTGGTCACCCGTCAAGGTTGGCATATCGAGCGCCGTCGACCACGTCGGGATCGGCGTCGATACTGGAAAAGGGGGGTGCGGACGCGTTAAGGACATGGAAAAGGGCATGGTCGACGACTACCGTAGGCCGACATGGGAGCACAGCGTGCACAGGCGCGGGAGCAGTCCACGGACACTCCCGACGGCTTCGGCGTTGCTGTCGTCCGTGAGGACGGCAAGTGGCGATGCGCGCCGATGCGCGAAGCGGCCCTGACTAGCCTCACCGACGCCGAGCGGGAACTACGCGAAATCCGCAGCGCGGGAGCGGTGTTCGGGCTGCTGGACATCGACGACGAGTTCTTCGTCATCGTGCGCCCCGCCCCCTCTGGCGCGCGGCTGTTCCTGTCGGATGCCACCGCCGCCCTGGACTACGACATCGCCGCCGAAGCCTTGGAGATGCTCGACGCCGACATCGAGCCCGAGGAGCTCGAGGAGGCCGAACCGTTCGAGGAGGGCGACCTGGGTCTGCTCTCGGACATCGGCCTGCCCGAGGCCGTGCTCGGCGTCATCCTCGACGAGTCCGACCTCTACGCCGACGAACAGCTGGGCCGGATCGCGCGCGAGATGGGCTTCGCCGACGAGTTGTCGGCAGTACTCGACCGTATGGGCCGGTGATCGCGCAGCCCGACGACGAGGCACTGATCCGCGCCGCCCTCGAAGCTGCACGTAGCGCCGGTCC includes:
- the proV_1 gene encoding proline/glycine betaine ABC transporter ATPase gives rise to the protein MIEFSNVTKRYPDGTVAVDDLTLEVPEGTLTVFVGPSGCGKTTSMRMINRMIEPTSGTLTVDGRDVTKADPVKLRLGIGYVIQSAGLMPHLRVVDNVATVPVLQGESRRSARRSALEVMERVGLDVKLADRYPAQLSGGQQQRVGVARALAGDPPIMLMDEPFSAVDPVVREELQAEIARLQSELRKTIVFVTHDIDEAVKLGDRVAVFGRGGVLQQYGEPSFVLSNPANEEVAAFVGADRGYRGLQFFHASGLPLHDIGHVDEGDVEALELRPGDWRLVTKDDRKPFAWINADGVALRRTGKSLYDSTIAGGSLFRPDGTLRNALDAALSSPSGMGVAVDDDGRLIGGVKADDVLAELDKQRRVPELG
- the yehY_1 gene encoding ABC-type proline/glycine betaine transport system, permease component, whose amino-acid sequence is MRYLLTHLDDLWALTVIHLRLSLIPIVLGLIIAVPVGAAIQRTTTARRLTTITASIVFTIPSLALFVVLPLIIPTRILDEANVIVALTLYTVALLVRAVPEALDAVSPTVRDAATAVGYRPLTRMVKVELPLAVPVLIASLRVVAVTNISMVAVGSVIGIGGLGTWFTEGYQANKSDQIIAGIIAIFVLAIVIDTLIMLVGKALTPWTRATRGVPVWRRLKAAS
- the proW gene encoding binding-protein-dependent transport system inner membrane protein — its product is MTGPMGFLQEALSYLFTAANWSGPAGLLARTVEHLEYTVLALFFSALIAIPVGMLIGHTGRGTFIVVTGVNALRALPTLGVLLLGVLLWGLGLVPPTVALMLLGIPPLQAGTYAGIANVDPTVVDAARSMGMTERRILLRVETPIAMPLILGGLRTATLQIVATATVAAYASLGGLGRYLIDGIKVREFHLALVGALMVTALALLLDAALAFAVWASVPGTGRLRSGRRMPQPFLGDEVVLESRPRATSQRGPKSKDPARYERGTVRIRYRGE
- the tyrC gene encoding prephenate dehydrogenase, whose protein sequence is MTNTPVCVLGLGLIGGSVMRAAAAAGREVFGYNRSLEGVQAATADGFDAGEDLDAVLKRAAADNALIVLAVPVPALGQMLGHIRDTAPDCPLTDVTSVKTAVLQEVQTYGLLERFVGGHPMAGTAHSGWAAGDARLFVDAPWVVCVDDHVDPHIWTLVMNLALDCGAVVVPARSDEHDAAAATISHLPHLLAEALAATAGEVPLAFALAAGSFRDGTRVAATAPDMVRAMCEANADELLPVLDRTLELLTDARDALAARRPLTELVDSGHAARIRYDNFDRTGIVTIVVGEEQWREELAAAGRAGGVIRSALPTLDNRG
- a CDS encoding putative tRNA adenosine deaminase-associated protein is translated as MGAQRAQAREQSTDTPDGFGVAVVREDGKWRCAPMREAALTSLTDAERELREIRSAGAVFGLLDIDDEFFVIVRPAPSGARLFLSDATAALDYDIAAEALEMLDADIEPEELEEAEPFEEGDLGLLSDIGLPEAVLGVILDESDLYADEQLGRIAREMGFADELSAVLDRMGR